The Haloarchaeobius amylolyticus genome window below encodes:
- a CDS encoding methyltransferase domain-containing protein, which produces MGGTLEYDEAEARREEAIYRTPAAAARRKRVRDLLALDPGERVCAIGCGPGFEPLELGRAVGATGQVLGIDRSDAMLSLAARRCDGQPQVTLSKADARSLPVPDGAVDAATAVQVYEYLDDPADALAELARVLRPGGRAVVCDTDFDSLVWRSADDERMARVLDAFDDHCPRPRLGSALAPYLRDAGFRIERVEPNTMLNTRLDPGRFAYHLMAFIEDYAADHEAIGPDEAAAWVADLREQDEAGGTFFTVTQYCYLVRKAAR; this is translated from the coding sequence ATGGGCGGGACACTGGAGTACGACGAGGCGGAGGCGCGCCGGGAGGAGGCCATCTACCGGACGCCCGCGGCGGCGGCCCGACGGAAGCGGGTCAGGGACCTGCTCGCGCTCGACCCCGGCGAGCGCGTCTGCGCCATCGGCTGTGGCCCCGGGTTCGAACCGCTCGAACTCGGCCGGGCCGTCGGGGCGACCGGCCAGGTCCTCGGGATCGACCGGAGCGACGCGATGCTGTCGCTGGCGGCCCGGCGTTGCGACGGCCAGCCGCAGGTGACGCTCTCGAAGGCGGACGCCCGGTCCCTGCCCGTGCCCGACGGGGCGGTCGACGCGGCGACCGCGGTGCAGGTGTACGAGTACCTCGACGACCCCGCCGACGCGCTCGCGGAACTGGCACGGGTGCTGCGCCCCGGCGGCCGCGCCGTCGTCTGTGACACCGACTTCGACTCGCTGGTGTGGCGGTCCGCGGACGACGAGCGCATGGCTCGCGTCCTCGACGCGTTCGACGACCACTGCCCCCGCCCCCGGCTCGGCTCGGCGCTGGCCCCGTACCTGCGCGACGCCGGGTTCCGTATCGAGCGCGTCGAGCCGAACACGATGCTGAACACCCGTCTCGACCCGGGCCGGTTCGCCTACCACCTCATGGCGTTCATCGAGGACTACGCGGCCGACCACGAGGCCATCGGCCCGGACGAGGCGGCCGCGTGGGTCGCGGACCTCCGCGAGCAGGACGAGGCCGGCGGGACGTTCTTCACCGTCACGCAGTACTGCTATCTCGTCCGGAAGGCGGCGCGGTAG
- a CDS encoding metal ABC transporter permease gives MTGPGALSGLLLQSSSPLDTVLAPFYWFLSLWTVLMNGLYDATGIEFLQYGFMHRAILVGLCIGVMAPLIGTFLVHRQLALIGDALAHTAFAGVAIGLFLNAVLNLGVSPYLTAVVVAVIAALLIELISEATGAYNDVSMAIVLSTGFALGTVLISINAGGLAVGVNQYLFGNLSTVSAENAAILLVLFLVIVGVVGLTRNQLLYVTFDETAAAVAGIDVNWYNRVMVMLTALVVVGAMQIMGVILVAAMLVVPVAGAAQVSRSFTESLLVSVVLAELAVTVGIAVAYYGEATAGGVIVLVAVAIYAVTVVAGKVQARTGEDATPTVGSIDASEGAESQATSD, from the coding sequence ATGACGGGACCCGGCGCGCTGTCGGGCCTGCTGCTCCAGTCGTCGAGCCCCCTCGACACCGTGCTGGCACCGTTCTACTGGTTCCTCTCGCTATGGACCGTGCTGATGAACGGGCTGTACGACGCGACCGGCATCGAGTTCCTCCAGTACGGCTTCATGCACCGCGCCATCCTCGTCGGGCTCTGTATCGGCGTCATGGCCCCGCTCATCGGGACGTTCCTCGTCCACCGCCAGCTGGCGCTCATCGGGGACGCGCTGGCGCACACCGCCTTCGCGGGCGTCGCCATCGGGCTGTTCCTGAACGCCGTGTTGAACCTCGGCGTCTCGCCCTACCTCACGGCGGTCGTCGTCGCGGTCATCGCGGCGCTGCTCATCGAACTCATCTCCGAGGCGACCGGCGCTTACAACGACGTGTCGATGGCCATCGTGCTCTCGACCGGGTTCGCGCTGGGGACCGTGCTCATCAGCATCAACGCCGGGGGGCTCGCGGTCGGCGTGAACCAGTACCTGTTCGGCAACCTCTCGACCGTCTCGGCCGAGAACGCCGCCATCCTGCTGGTGCTGTTCCTCGTCATCGTCGGCGTGGTCGGCCTCACCCGGAACCAGTTGCTGTACGTCACCTTCGACGAGACGGCCGCCGCGGTCGCCGGTATCGACGTGAACTGGTACAACCGCGTCATGGTGATGCTGACCGCGCTCGTGGTCGTCGGCGCGATGCAGATCATGGGCGTCATCCTCGTCGCCGCGATGCTGGTCGTCCCCGTGGCGGGCGCGGCACAGGTCTCGCGCAGTTTCACGGAGTCGCTGCTCGTCTCGGTCGTCCTCGCCGAACTCGCGGTCACGGTCGGCATCGCCGTCGCCTACTACGGCGAGGCCACGGCCGGGGGCGTCATCGTCCTCGTCGCGGTCGCCATCTACGCCGTGACCGTCGTCGCCGGGAAGGTCCAGGCCCGCACCGGCGAGGATGCGACGCCGACGGTCGGCAGCATCGACGCCAGCGAGGGCGCCGAGAGCCAGGCCACCTCCGACTGA
- a CDS encoding metal ABC transporter substrate-binding protein: MAESNTRSSNRRQVTRRRALAAGAGLLATGAAGCLGNVSGGTSSGESDGSEDGPVAVASFFSFFDFARKLATDTPVTVKNLVPTGLHGHGWEPNASVTRDIIEADAFIHVGEDFQPWADRAIQTLKDDNVDTQLINVREGVELADLAATLDPDEEGVGQNRGKDPHFWLDPQRAKISVDNITEGLVELAPDHEDTLRENAETYKTDVLETIDSDYQDIFDRADRKVVQLAAHNAFQYIGVRYGVEMRPLVVNLAASGDVKPSDITKAKETIEENDIRYIGNGVFESRKPAKQLLAETQVEAYFPVTPYAGVREEWVENNWGYEEIAYNINMPTFEVVLGNEAPEDVGPDGWAEQWRNFE, translated from the coding sequence ATGGCAGAATCGAACACGCGTTCCAGTAACAGGCGACAGGTGACCAGACGGCGTGCACTGGCCGCCGGCGCGGGACTCCTCGCGACCGGTGCTGCGGGCTGTCTCGGCAACGTCTCCGGCGGCACCAGCTCCGGCGAGTCGGACGGCTCCGAGGACGGTCCGGTGGCAGTCGCGTCTTTCTTCAGTTTCTTCGACTTCGCGCGCAAGCTCGCCACCGACACCCCCGTCACGGTGAAGAACCTCGTCCCGACCGGGCTGCACGGCCACGGCTGGGAGCCGAACGCGAGCGTCACCCGCGACATCATCGAGGCCGACGCCTTCATCCACGTCGGCGAGGACTTCCAGCCCTGGGCGGACCGCGCCATCCAGACGCTGAAGGACGATAACGTCGACACGCAGCTCATCAACGTCCGCGAGGGCGTCGAGCTGGCCGACCTCGCGGCGACCCTCGACCCCGACGAGGAGGGCGTCGGCCAGAACCGCGGGAAGGACCCGCACTTCTGGCTCGACCCCCAGCGCGCGAAGATCTCGGTCGACAACATCACCGAGGGGCTGGTCGAGCTCGCGCCCGACCACGAGGACACCCTCCGCGAGAACGCCGAGACGTACAAGACGGACGTGCTGGAGACCATCGATTCGGACTACCAGGACATCTTCGACCGCGCCGACCGGAAGGTCGTCCAGCTGGCGGCGCACAACGCCTTCCAGTACATCGGCGTCCGCTACGGCGTCGAGATGCGGCCACTGGTCGTCAACCTCGCCGCCAGCGGCGACGTGAAGCCCTCGGACATCACGAAGGCCAAGGAGACCATCGAGGAGAACGACATCCGATACATCGGCAACGGCGTGTTCGAGTCCCGGAAGCCCGCGAAGCAGCTCCTGGCCGAGACGCAGGTCGAGGCGTACTTCCCGGTCACGCCGTACGCCGGCGTCCGCGAGGAGTGGGTCGAGAACAACTGGGGCTACGAGGAGATCGCCTACAACATCAACATGCCCACCTTCGAGGTCGTTCTCGGGAACGAGGCGCCCGAGGACGTCGGCCCCGACGGCTGGGCGGAGCAGTGGAGGAACTTCGAATGA
- a CDS encoding metal-dependent transcriptional regulator, which yields MATTGPDARDERDATADLTPVMEDYLRQIYTLERAAEGRVSNADLADRLGVSRPSVTSMFEVLADRGLIDREPYRPVVLTPDGERAALRIVRRHRLVETLLTEHFGFAISEVDAEADALEHHISDRLCEEIDRVLGHPAVDPHGDPIPDASLELRGESAAVSLVDVAEGTAAEVTRIGTQDEETLSYLVAAGIEPGARLTVAEVAPFGMVTVDVAGEEGAESLPEPLATQVLVRVDE from the coding sequence ATGGCGACGACTGGCCCCGACGCGCGGGACGAGCGCGACGCGACGGCCGACCTGACGCCCGTGATGGAGGACTACCTCCGGCAGATCTACACCCTCGAACGGGCCGCCGAGGGCCGGGTGTCGAACGCCGACCTCGCCGACCGCCTCGGCGTCAGTCGCCCCTCGGTCACCAGCATGTTCGAGGTGCTGGCCGACCGCGGCCTCATCGACCGCGAGCCGTACCGGCCGGTCGTCCTCACCCCTGACGGTGAACGCGCAGCCCTCCGTATCGTCCGCAGACACCGCCTCGTCGAGACGCTGCTCACCGAGCACTTCGGCTTCGCCATCAGCGAGGTCGACGCCGAGGCGGACGCGCTGGAACACCACATCAGCGACCGACTCTGCGAGGAGATCGACCGCGTGCTCGGCCACCCCGCGGTCGACCCCCACGGCGACCCCATCCCGGACGCGAGCCTCGAACTCCGCGGTGAGTCAGCGGCCGTCTCGCTGGTCGACGTCGCCGAGGGAACTGCCGCCGAGGTGACCCGCATCGGCACGCAGGACGAGGAGACCCTCTCGTACCTGGTCGCCGCCGGCATCGAACCGGGTGCCAGACTCACGGTCGCGGAGGTCGCCCCCTTCGGGATGGTGACGGTCGACGTCGCTGGCGAGGAGGGAGCAGAGAGCCTCCCGGAACCCCTCGCGACGCAGGTCCTCGTTCGCGTCGACGAGTAG
- a CDS encoding pyridoxal-phosphate-dependent aminotransferase family protein, translated as MTEKREYTDDYPEKTLYIPGPTEVREDVIEAMAQPMFGHRMDRMTDLYTTIVEDTKDFLGTTNDVIVLTASGTEFWEASTLNLVDENILVPTCGSFSERHANVAERLGKNVDRLEYEWGQAIKPEDIRETLEESDKHYDVVATVMNESSTGVRNPIEEIGDVVAEYPDTYFVVDAVSALGGDYVDIDEHDIDVIFASTQKAFAMPPGLAVCVVSDDAYDREVGKDEASWYGGFQRCLDYYDRKGQTHSTPAIPVMLAYRKQMKHMLAEGHEGRDQRHREMAEYTRDWAHEHFDMFPETGYESQTVSCIENTQGIDVAATIEAVSEQYDYVFSNGYGSALGEKTFRIGHMGEHDLESIKALTDAIEDVADL; from the coding sequence GTGACCGAGAAACGCGAGTATACCGACGACTATCCCGAGAAGACACTGTACATCCCCGGCCCGACCGAGGTGCGCGAGGACGTCATCGAGGCGATGGCCCAGCCGATGTTCGGCCACCGGATGGACCGGATGACCGACCTCTACACGACCATCGTCGAGGACACGAAGGACTTCCTCGGCACGACCAACGACGTCATCGTCCTCACGGCCTCCGGCACCGAGTTCTGGGAGGCCTCGACGCTCAACCTCGTCGACGAGAACATCCTCGTCCCGACGTGTGGGAGCTTCAGCGAGCGCCACGCCAACGTCGCCGAGCGACTCGGGAAGAACGTCGACCGGCTGGAGTACGAGTGGGGCCAGGCCATCAAGCCCGAGGACATCCGCGAGACGCTCGAGGAGAGCGATAAGCACTACGACGTGGTCGCGACCGTGATGAACGAGTCCTCGACCGGCGTCCGCAACCCCATCGAGGAGATCGGCGACGTGGTCGCGGAGTACCCGGACACCTACTTCGTCGTGGACGCGGTCTCCGCCCTCGGCGGCGACTACGTCGACATCGACGAGCACGACATCGACGTCATCTTCGCGTCCACCCAGAAGGCGTTCGCCATGCCGCCGGGGCTGGCGGTCTGCGTCGTCAGCGACGACGCCTACGACCGCGAGGTCGGCAAGGACGAGGCGTCGTGGTACGGCGGTTTCCAGCGCTGTCTCGACTACTACGACCGCAAGGGCCAGACCCACTCCACGCCGGCGATTCCGGTCATGCTCGCGTACCGGAAGCAGATGAAGCACATGCTGGCGGAGGGGCACGAGGGGCGCGACCAGCGCCACCGCGAGATGGCCGAGTACACCCGCGACTGGGCCCACGAGCACTTCGACATGTTCCCCGAGACGGGCTACGAGTCCCAGACCGTGAGCTGTATCGAGAACACCCAGGGCATCGACGTGGCCGCCACCATCGAGGCAGTCTCCGAGCAGTACGACTACGTCTTCTCGAACGGGTACGGCTCCGCCCTCGGCGAGAAGACGTTCCGCATCGGGCACATGGGCGAACACGACCTCGAGTCCATCAAGGCTCTCACCGACGCCATCGAGGACGTCGCCGACCTGTAG
- a CDS encoding metal ABC transporter ATP-binding protein: protein MSAPADDATTGARLTDDPVVELSNVNFGYTASRVVEDISLRIDRGEYVAVVGPNGSGKSTLMKLMLGLLRPDTGTARLFGEPSHQFDDGARIGYVAQQASASKEMPITVREVVRMGRFPHVGFGLLSPEDEKIVDDALETVGMTAFADRRVTKLSGGQRQRAFIARALAGKAELLVLDEPTVGVDVESVDAFYDLLESLNEQGITVLLIEHDLSAVTEHAERVVCLNREVYFDGPTEEFVESDALGRAFGTAASLLGGSR, encoded by the coding sequence ATGAGCGCCCCGGCCGACGACGCGACGACGGGTGCGCGTCTTACGGACGACCCCGTCGTCGAACTCTCGAACGTGAACTTCGGCTACACCGCGAGCCGGGTCGTCGAGGACATCTCCCTGCGCATCGACCGCGGGGAGTACGTCGCCGTGGTCGGCCCGAACGGCTCGGGGAAGTCGACGCTGATGAAGCTCATGCTCGGGCTCCTGCGCCCGGACACCGGCACGGCCCGGCTCTTCGGCGAACCCTCCCACCAGTTCGACGACGGGGCCCGCATCGGCTACGTCGCCCAGCAGGCCAGCGCCTCGAAGGAGATGCCCATCACGGTCCGCGAGGTCGTCCGCATGGGGCGGTTCCCCCACGTCGGCTTCGGCCTCCTCTCCCCCGAGGACGAGAAGATCGTCGACGATGCGCTGGAGACGGTCGGGATGACCGCCTTCGCGGACCGCCGGGTGACGAAGCTCTCGGGCGGCCAGCGCCAGCGCGCGTTCATCGCCCGGGCGCTCGCCGGCAAGGCCGAACTCCTCGTACTCGACGAACCGACCGTCGGCGTCGACGTCGAGTCGGTCGACGCGTTCTACGACCTGCTCGAATCGCTCAACGAGCAGGGCATCACCGTCCTGCTCATCGAGCACGACCTGAGCGCCGTCACCGAGCACGCAGAGCGCGTGGTCTGTCTCAACCGCGAGGTGTACTTCGACGGGCCGACCGAGGAGTTCGTCGAGAGCGACGCCCTCGGCCGTGCCTTCGGGACCGCCGCCAGCCTGCTGGGTGGTTCGCGATGA
- a CDS encoding Rieske (2Fe-2S) protein — MREEHGMGNSPGPHHIAAFEEVPANGTLRFEVTAGGHSREALLCRNGDSVLAWENSCPHEPDVKLDKGLGALVREGQIVCHKHGAQFNCDDGFCTSGPCSGDELNPIGVERRGDAVYLDDDRFDSCQQLGLF; from the coding sequence ATGCGAGAGGAACACGGAATGGGCAACTCGCCCGGGCCACACCACATCGCCGCGTTCGAGGAGGTCCCGGCGAACGGGACGCTCCGGTTCGAGGTCACGGCGGGCGGGCACAGTCGCGAAGCACTCCTGTGCCGGAACGGGGACTCGGTCCTCGCCTGGGAGAACTCCTGTCCCCACGAACCAGACGTGAAACTCGACAAGGGCCTCGGCGCCCTCGTCAGGGAGGGACAGATCGTCTGCCACAAGCACGGCGCACAGTTCAACTGCGACGACGGGTTCTGCACCAGCGGCCCCTGTAGCGGCGACGAGTTGAACCCAATCGGCGTCGAACGCCGCGGCGACGCGGTCTACCTCGACGACGACCGGTTCGACTCCTGCCAGCAACTCGGTCTCTTCTGA
- a CDS encoding Na+/H+ antiporter NhaC family protein → MPGETHGVISLLPALVAIGLTLKTRQVLLSLFAGIWLGGTILTGYNPIAGAARALEFVVSNVTATWNMKLLLFTFFVGAMLGMIFLSGGMSALATRIAERIQTRKQAEVGTATLGMLIFVDSYASTMITGSVMRPITDTFEISREKLAYILDSTTSPTASVAVVSTWLGFEVGLIRQQFTNLGIQADPFVMFLKSLPFRFYSLLAMALVFIVILTDWEFGPMKRAEQRAEQTGKVLRDDADPLIETQEDDIETPEDLDPRWWYFAVPIVTLVFMTGFSLLFTGGLTVDAVVTPLLGMNFETLGNNLVQAISNASTANAILWAAFAGAGSILAILVGHARVGLEPVSDAIFEGFKMVMFPVAVLSLAWSIGAVSQTLGVGPFIVGISEGVITAAMLPAIVFVSSMLIAFSIGTSWGTMGILFPVAVPLAYQLGAPLPSAIGAILTGALFGDHCSPISDTTVLSSMFAASDHVDHVNTQIPYAVLAGVIATLLFLASGYGLPAVPALLIGLVLLVGGAYTLSEHVDVGRFTVYDNDADLGVSDD, encoded by the coding sequence ATGCCTGGAGAAACACACGGCGTCATCAGCCTGCTCCCGGCACTGGTCGCCATCGGCCTGACCCTGAAGACGCGACAGGTGTTGCTGTCGCTGTTCGCGGGGATATGGCTCGGTGGAACCATCCTGACCGGCTACAACCCGATCGCCGGTGCGGCCCGTGCCCTGGAGTTCGTGGTGAGCAACGTGACCGCAACGTGGAACATGAAACTGCTGCTGTTCACCTTCTTCGTCGGCGCGATGCTGGGGATGATATTCCTCTCCGGCGGGATGTCGGCGCTCGCGACCCGCATCGCCGAGCGCATCCAGACGCGCAAGCAGGCGGAGGTGGGCACCGCCACCCTGGGGATGCTCATCTTCGTCGACTCCTACGCGTCGACGATGATCACGGGGTCGGTGATGCGCCCCATCACCGACACGTTCGAGATCAGCCGCGAGAAACTGGCGTACATCCTCGACTCGACGACCTCGCCGACCGCGAGCGTCGCCGTGGTCTCGACCTGGCTCGGCTTCGAGGTCGGGCTCATCCGCCAGCAGTTCACGAACCTCGGCATCCAGGCCGACCCGTTCGTGATGTTCCTGAAGAGCCTCCCGTTCCGCTTCTACAGCCTGCTGGCGATGGCGCTCGTCTTCATCGTCATCCTGACCGACTGGGAGTTCGGTCCGATGAAGCGCGCCGAGCAGCGGGCCGAGCAGACGGGGAAGGTCCTGCGCGACGACGCCGACCCCCTCATCGAGACGCAGGAGGACGACATCGAGACGCCCGAGGACCTCGACCCGCGCTGGTGGTACTTCGCGGTGCCCATCGTCACGCTGGTGTTCATGACCGGGTTCAGCCTGCTGTTCACCGGCGGTCTGACCGTCGACGCGGTCGTCACGCCCCTGCTGGGCATGAACTTCGAGACGCTCGGGAACAACCTCGTACAGGCCATCTCGAACGCCTCGACCGCGAACGCCATCCTGTGGGCGGCCTTCGCCGGGGCGGGGAGCATCCTCGCCATCCTCGTCGGCCACGCCCGCGTCGGCCTCGAACCGGTCTCCGACGCCATCTTCGAGGGCTTCAAGATGGTGATGTTCCCGGTCGCGGTGCTCTCGCTCGCGTGGTCCATCGGGGCGGTCTCGCAGACGCTCGGCGTCGGCCCCTTCATCGTCGGCATCTCCGAGGGCGTCATCACCGCCGCGATGCTGCCCGCCATCGTGTTCGTCTCCTCGATGCTCATCGCGTTCTCCATCGGCACCTCCTGGGGGACGATGGGTATCCTGTTCCCGGTCGCCGTCCCGCTGGCCTACCAGCTGGGCGCGCCGCTCCCGTCGGCCATCGGGGCCATCCTGACGGGCGCGCTGTTCGGTGACCACTGCTCGCCCATCTCGGACACGACCGTCCTCTCGTCGATGTTCGCGGCGAGCGACCACGTCGACCACGTCAACACGCAGATACCGTACGCGGTCCTCGCGGGGGTCATCGCGACCCTGCTCTTCCTCGCGAGTGGCTACGGACTGCCCGCGGTTCCCGCCCTGCTCATCGGCCTCGTCCTGCTGGTCGGGGGCGCCTACACGCTCTCCGAACACGTCGACGTCGGCCGGTTCACGGTCTACGACAACGACGCCGACCTCGGCGTCAGCGACGACTGA
- a CDS encoding GNAT family N-acetyltransferase: MSRFEQFGHERRRQIYQYVERRGAVEREEARQNVLVRPESASKPARSGPELDPSVPMPAEEFDRHVAALVGDGYLEERAGKLRVALPVEDEEATVELPEAEATVRPARQEDIAGIVDVIEAIAARDEYVVAKRLAQTVSHDEVLRRHNRSENRVFFVATVDDEPVGWLHVEAVQLPMMDHTAELTVGILEDYRGHGLGSTLMERGLGWARSQGYRKVYQNMPATNEQAIRFLEEAGWTAESARDGHYLIDGELVDEVQLAIWVDE, from the coding sequence ATGAGCCGGTTCGAGCAGTTCGGGCACGAGCGACGGCGGCAGATATACCAGTACGTCGAACGTCGCGGTGCGGTCGAGCGCGAGGAGGCGCGCCAGAACGTCCTGGTGCGGCCGGAGAGCGCGTCGAAGCCGGCGCGGTCCGGCCCCGAGCTTGACCCCTCGGTCCCGATGCCGGCCGAGGAGTTCGACAGGCACGTCGCCGCACTCGTCGGCGACGGCTACCTCGAAGAGCGCGCGGGCAAGCTCCGGGTCGCGCTCCCCGTCGAGGACGAGGAGGCGACGGTCGAGCTTCCCGAGGCCGAGGCCACCGTCCGGCCGGCCCGGCAGGAGGACATCGCGGGCATCGTCGACGTCATCGAGGCCATCGCGGCCAGGGACGAGTACGTCGTCGCGAAGCGCCTCGCACAGACGGTGAGCCACGACGAGGTGCTCAGGCGGCACAACCGGAGCGAGAACCGCGTCTTCTTCGTCGCGACCGTCGACGACGAGCCCGTCGGCTGGCTCCACGTCGAGGCGGTGCAACTGCCGATGATGGACCACACCGCCGAGTTGACCGTGGGCATCCTGGAGGACTACCGCGGCCACGGCCTCGGGTCAACGCTGATGGAGCGCGGCCTCGGCTGGGCGCGCTCGCAGGGCTACCGGAAGGTGTACCAGAACATGCCGGCGACGAACGAGCAGGCGATCCGGTTCCTCGAGGAGGCGGGCTGGACCGCCGAGTCCGCCCGCGACGGCCACTACCTCATCGACGGCGAGCTGGTCGACGAGGTCCAGCTGGCCATCTGGGTCGACGAGTAG
- a CDS encoding outer membrane protein assembly factor BamB family protein yields the protein MSSPNRRRFLLGAGSVASVGLAGCTGVRERLGDLRRESPDRRVAPDWRPGPGTWAERGHGPANTKHSPHATPPREEPAIAWRHDLDGSYDGDIVVADGRVFLATDTHLLALDATDGTLRWEHPLDAPCQLKYVDGRLYQLNWDTPESDVVAWASDGTERWRTTLPGQLRDVHEQDGYVFVTARDRYWTLHADTGAVVRARDQWVRYVASAGDAVYATYGGSLVRYDVDGRTLAQRWRARSDAVGTHGRPVVVGERVYVPRQDFSGDGEGVVAYDPAGEKRLGVTFDEGPPHLTWTGDGLLLEPTTTGDWSGLLALAPDGSRRWRTDAVGGATPIAADGTVFTGFPLTALDAQTGDRLWELDLGGPRRFAAAGSTLYVGTREAVFALRA from the coding sequence ATGTCCTCCCCGAATCGCCGTCGGTTCCTGCTCGGCGCGGGCAGCGTCGCCAGCGTCGGACTGGCCGGCTGCACCGGTGTCCGGGAACGCCTCGGCGACCTCCGGCGCGAGTCCCCGGACCGCCGCGTCGCGCCGGACTGGCGGCCCGGACCGGGGACGTGGGCCGAACGCGGCCACGGCCCGGCGAACACGAAGCACAGTCCTCACGCGACGCCCCCGCGAGAGGAACCGGCAATCGCCTGGCGGCACGACCTCGACGGGTCGTACGACGGCGATATCGTGGTCGCCGATGGGAGGGTCTTCCTGGCGACCGATACCCACCTGCTGGCTCTGGACGCCACTGACGGGACGCTCCGGTGGGAGCACCCCCTCGACGCCCCGTGCCAGCTCAAGTACGTCGACGGCCGCCTCTACCAGCTGAACTGGGACACGCCCGAGTCCGACGTCGTGGCGTGGGCGTCCGACGGAACCGAACGGTGGCGCACGACCCTCCCCGGGCAACTTCGCGACGTGCACGAACAGGACGGCTACGTGTTCGTCACGGCGAGGGACAGGTACTGGACGCTGCACGCCGACACCGGGGCTGTCGTCCGGGCGCGAGACCAGTGGGTCCGGTACGTGGCTTCGGCGGGTGACGCGGTGTACGCGACCTACGGTGGGTCCCTCGTCCGGTACGACGTCGACGGACGGACCCTCGCGCAGCGGTGGCGAGCACGGAGTGACGCCGTGGGGACCCACGGGCGCCCCGTCGTCGTGGGTGAGCGAGTGTACGTGCCACGACAGGACTTCTCTGGCGACGGTGAGGGCGTGGTAGCGTACGACCCGGCCGGCGAGAAGCGACTCGGGGTCACGTTCGACGAGGGACCGCCACACCTGACTTGGACCGGTGATGGGCTACTCCTGGAGCCGACGACGACGGGCGACTGGAGCGGCCTGCTCGCGCTGGCCCCAGACGGGAGCCGGCGCTGGCGAACCGATGCGGTCGGAGGCGCCACCCCGATCGCCGCCGACGGCACGGTGTTCACGGGGTTCCCCCTGACCGCGCTCGACGCCCAGACGGGCGACCGGCTCTGGGAGCTGGACCTGGGTGGCCCGCGCCGGTTCGCGGCCGCGGGGTCGACGCTCTACGTCGGGACCCGCGAGGCCGTGTTCGCACTGCGAGCCTGA
- a CDS encoding mechanosensitive ion channel domain-containing protein: protein MAGPADFLVELVQETFTTFQAGVLDAFPRLVMGLVFLTLSYVGIKIALRITRSALDAIYPDEQDLIVSLGVTVAGLFLWFAAGLALLKILGMGDVAASLGTATGFIALGVSYALSGMIADTVAGVYLLRDPDFNPGYRVTTDGVTGEVRSIGLRKSRIELDGGDVVVLANGAVEKKWTKEGEEPAAVHEDS from the coding sequence ATGGCCGGTCCAGCCGACTTCCTGGTCGAACTCGTACAGGAGACCTTCACCACCTTCCAGGCGGGCGTCCTCGACGCGTTCCCCCGGCTCGTCATGGGGCTCGTCTTCCTCACCCTCTCCTACGTCGGCATCAAGATCGCACTGCGGATCACGCGCAGCGCCCTCGACGCCATCTACCCCGACGAGCAGGACCTCATCGTGAGCCTCGGCGTGACCGTCGCCGGCCTGTTCCTCTGGTTCGCCGCGGGGCTCGCCCTGCTCAAGATACTCGGGATGGGCGACGTGGCGGCCAGCCTCGGCACCGCGACCGGCTTCATCGCCCTCGGCGTCTCCTACGCCCTCTCGGGGATGATCGCCGACACGGTCGCCGGCGTCTACCTGCTGCGCGACCCCGACTTCAACCCCGGCTACCGGGTGACGACCGACGGGGTGACCGGCGAGGTCAGGAGCATCGGCCTGCGCAAGTCCCGCATCGAACTCGACGGCGGTGACGTGGTCGTGCTGGCGAACGGGGCCGTCGAGAAGAAGTGGACGAAGGAGGGCGAGGAACCGGCGGCAGTGCACGAGGACAGCTAG